From a region of the Neobacillus niacini genome:
- a CDS encoding helix-turn-helix domain-containing protein, whose product MKLKQFLIDNSCLSHFQVWQSIKGLDFSLVVSHHFDKETPTPERFFNENIRTDETFNDLYYHYSNHTTIVIRISKTSVLNNERELKPIIDLYYLQVMLDREKYIRNKMMESIRDISVLEDLDNLLKKILENALSVIPAADMGVLWMYEPSLDVLFPKAWTGGPNEEIKKMRMKVGEGIIGKTFKDNKSFILTNIEEIISESSNIASDNLFHLYNSVQLDDLKSIISVPIKVEERTLCVLIVYQNGPYPLLTKDDQQLLESFSDQVSIVLRNSKLYQNLKKQNDLLIQRDTIHNTLIKLSLQSKGLQKIANEIKKMINHPLMIVDLTDHQQYSSPTQWKGELPSEINTKLKTQSFFTESLNSQSLYIHPIIAIDVPIGIIAVEMEEDDFFPLNKMIMEQASSVIALEIIRKQTLVDSYYQKTNDLFNDFIQCREYNLIRKKAIELRMDDHPYYMAVTIHIHPHADFHFLNMQMHKLIAQIKKLLGIYVSIIFGYGNKVTLVCQFNHYADQDYVKKKLELIHSNWMNVHEESLKIGIGTCYPSMDNIAKSYSEADKALSFLISRQLKSIVNYQDIGINHLFIHQPMDDLNSFVNEVFNPLTSDKDGTLDLEQTLLAYMENDRQATQTAKLLHIHVNTLYQRLKRIEEKLQISFSNPEDILKIQLACYLRNSIVSLT is encoded by the coding sequence GATCTTTACTACCATTATTCCAATCATACAACCATTGTCATTAGAATCAGTAAAACCTCCGTACTAAACAATGAGCGAGAACTTAAACCAATCATAGATTTATATTACTTGCAAGTAATGCTAGATCGAGAAAAATATATCAGGAACAAAATGATGGAAAGTATCCGTGATATCTCCGTCCTCGAAGATTTAGATAACCTGTTAAAAAAAATATTAGAAAATGCCTTATCTGTTATTCCTGCAGCAGATATGGGAGTTCTATGGATGTACGAACCAAGCTTAGATGTGCTATTTCCTAAAGCTTGGACGGGCGGACCAAATGAAGAAATCAAAAAAATGCGGATGAAAGTTGGCGAAGGAATTATCGGGAAAACATTTAAAGATAATAAATCTTTTATTCTTACCAATATAGAGGAAATTATCTCAGAATCATCTAATATTGCATCTGATAATCTATTTCATCTGTATAATTCCGTCCAATTGGACGATTTGAAATCTATTATTTCAGTTCCAATAAAGGTGGAGGAGCGTACTTTATGTGTATTGATTGTCTACCAAAATGGTCCTTATCCCCTTTTAACGAAAGATGATCAACAACTGTTAGAAAGCTTTTCTGATCAGGTCTCGATTGTATTAAGAAATTCGAAACTCTACCAAAATCTCAAAAAACAAAATGATCTTTTAATTCAACGAGATACCATTCACAATACCTTAATAAAACTGTCGCTTCAAAGTAAAGGTTTACAAAAAATCGCTAATGAAATAAAAAAGATGATCAATCATCCATTAATGATCGTAGACTTAACGGATCATCAACAATACTCCAGTCCGACCCAATGGAAAGGGGAACTGCCTTCAGAGATAAATACAAAATTAAAAACTCAATCTTTTTTTACTGAGTCTCTTAATAGTCAGTCCTTGTATATTCACCCTATTATTGCAATTGACGTTCCGATTGGAATAATCGCAGTAGAAATGGAGGAAGATGATTTTTTTCCTTTAAATAAAATGATAATGGAACAGGCAAGTTCCGTGATTGCATTAGAGATTATCAGAAAACAAACATTAGTGGATTCTTATTATCAAAAAACAAATGATCTATTTAATGACTTCATTCAGTGCCGAGAATATAACCTGATACGAAAAAAGGCCATTGAGCTTAGAATGGATGATCATCCCTATTATATGGCAGTCACCATTCATATCCATCCTCACGCTGACTTTCACTTTCTTAATATGCAAATGCATAAACTAATTGCCCAAATCAAGAAACTTTTAGGAATCTATGTTTCAATCATTTTTGGTTATGGAAATAAAGTGACGTTGGTATGCCAATTTAATCACTATGCAGATCAGGATTATGTAAAAAAGAAACTAGAGCTTATTCATTCCAACTGGATGAATGTTCATGAAGAATCGCTAAAAATAGGGATTGGTACTTGCTATCCAAGTATGGATAATATAGCAAAAAGTTACTCCGAAGCGGATAAAGCCCTTTCCTTCCTAATCTCGAGGCAGCTTAAAAGTATTGTAAATTATCAAGATATTGGCATTAATCATCTTTTTATTCATCAACCCATGGATGACCTGAACTCGTTTGTTAATGAAGTTTTTAATCCCCTCACATCTGATAAAGATGGTACTTTGGATTTGGAACAAACCCTGCTTGCCTATATGGAAAATGATCGTCAAGCAACACAAACAGCCAAACTTTTGCATATCCATGTTAATACTTTATATCAAAGGCTAAAAAGGATCGAAGAAAAGCTTCAAATTTCCTTTTCGAACCCAGAAGACATTTTAAAAATTCAGCTTGCATGTTATTTGAGGAATTCAATAGTCTCACTTACATGA